In Roseiconus lacunae, a genomic segment contains:
- a CDS encoding GyrI-like domain-containing protein — protein sequence MPAFEVSQSIDINSDPNTVFDHLREFKNWKQWSPWILADPKCELSYTEPTDQVGGGYRWHSQIIGEGEMKHLEIAEPVDQVAGKLQADLQFIKPWKSQADVQFIVRPTTDSEGSIGTIVTWNMKSTLPIFMFWMKRLMVSMISMDYDRGLRMLKALIETGKIESETQVHGIETVGERRVVGRSTNVRLQEIGPAMERDIREIHRQLSAAGIATDGTWMAIYNQMNLKTQALTYFVGMEVGADVSIPSGLQSQSVETAKYMHVSHHGCYQHLGNAWFTAHQRIRSDGHKYAARKPSLEVYRNNPDETPSEELLTDVYVPVK from the coding sequence ATGCCTGCCTTTGAAGTTTCTCAATCGATCGACATTAACTCCGATCCGAATACGGTGTTCGATCACCTTCGTGAATTTAAAAACTGGAAGCAATGGTCGCCTTGGATCCTCGCCGATCCGAAGTGTGAATTGAGCTATACCGAACCGACCGATCAAGTCGGTGGCGGCTATCGTTGGCACAGCCAAATTATTGGCGAAGGCGAAATGAAGCATCTGGAAATCGCCGAGCCCGTCGATCAAGTCGCCGGAAAGTTGCAAGCCGATTTGCAGTTCATAAAGCCATGGAAATCGCAAGCCGATGTCCAGTTTATCGTCCGCCCGACGACTGATAGCGAAGGTAGCATCGGGACGATCGTGACCTGGAACATGAAAAGCACCTTGCCAATCTTTATGTTCTGGATGAAACGGCTGATGGTGTCCATGATTTCGATGGATTACGACCGTGGCCTTAGGATGCTCAAAGCGTTGATCGAGACAGGCAAGATCGAATCGGAAACACAAGTCCACGGCATCGAGACCGTCGGCGAGCGCCGCGTAGTGGGGCGTTCCACGAACGTTCGGCTACAAGAAATCGGCCCGGCGATGGAGCGAGACATTCGCGAGATTCATCGTCAGCTCTCCGCCGCCGGGATTGCGACCGACGGCACTTGGATGGCCATCTACAATCAGATGAATCTCAAAACCCAAGCGTTGACATATTTTGTCGGAATGGAGGTCGGAGCCGATGTCTCGATTCCCTCCGGCTTGCAATCACAATCGGTGGAGACAGCGAAATACATGCATGTTTCGCATCATGGTTGCTACCAACACCTTGGGAACGCTTGGTTCACCGCGCATCAGCGAATCCGCTCGGACGGCCATAAGTATGCCGCCCGAAAACCATCGCTAGAAGTCTATCGCAACAATCCGGACGAAACGCCATCGGAAGAACTGCTTACGGATGTTTATGTGCCCGTGAAGTAG
- a CDS encoding FAD:protein FMN transferase produces the protein MLTTLTHRAMACEFVVMLPPSDAPRIDAAFTALECLDEIEATLSVYKPDSEISRINRNASDRWVNVSPATFRLLQRSLGWSDVTEGAFDITAGPLVRAWGFLDRQGKKPSADQVHSALSAVGYDAVRLREDDCAVRFDRPSMEINLGAIGKGFALDCLADSLSQAGLKNFLIHGGGSSVLARGDQFPLPPTGDLLPPRDKTSSTKPEAKSQQAPQSHQLATERSERTGWAVGLAHPSKPRVRLAGLRLVDESLSTSGSGKQFFHHRGRRYGHVIDPRTGYPAGEMLSLTAIANSATDAEACSTAFFLSPIADLKRLAEQDQLPTKLIGTVAQSRQDAVEVIAFSEIDWLDRPDSNA, from the coding sequence ATGCTGACAACACTCACTCACCGCGCGATGGCTTGTGAGTTCGTGGTGATGCTACCGCCCAGCGACGCCCCCCGAATTGACGCAGCCTTTACCGCCCTGGAATGCCTCGACGAGATCGAAGCGACGCTGTCGGTCTACAAGCCAGATAGCGAGATCTCGCGGATCAACCGGAACGCGTCCGACCGATGGGTGAACGTTTCGCCGGCGACGTTCCGGTTGTTACAACGCTCGCTCGGCTGGAGCGATGTCACCGAAGGAGCGTTCGACATCACCGCAGGTCCACTGGTCCGGGCCTGGGGGTTTCTTGATCGTCAGGGCAAAAAACCTTCGGCGGATCAAGTACATAGCGCGCTCAGCGCCGTCGGTTACGATGCCGTCAGGCTTCGTGAGGATGACTGCGCCGTCCGTTTTGATCGCCCGTCGATGGAGATCAACTTGGGGGCGATTGGCAAAGGGTTTGCGCTCGACTGCTTGGCCGACAGTCTTTCCCAAGCGGGACTAAAGAACTTTCTGATCCACGGTGGCGGAAGCAGCGTGTTGGCTCGCGGAGATCAATTCCCGTTGCCTCCGACGGGTGACTTGTTGCCACCGCGAGACAAAACATCTTCAACCAAGCCCGAGGCAAAATCCCAACAAGCCCCCCAATCGCATCAACTGGCGACCGAACGAAGCGAACGAACGGGATGGGCCGTTGGGTTGGCGCATCCTTCCAAACCCCGCGTTCGATTGGCCGGATTACGTTTGGTCGACGAGTCGCTCTCCACCAGTGGGTCTGGCAAGCAATTTTTCCATCATCGGGGGCGTCGCTATGGGCATGTCATTGATCCGCGGACCGGGTATCCGGCCGGCGAAATGCTTTCTTTGACCGCGATTGCAAACTCGGCGACCGATGCAGAGGCGTGCAGCACGGCATTTTTCTTGAGTCCGATCGCTGATCTGAAAAGACTTGCCGAACAAGACCAATTGCCAACAAAGCTGATCGGAACTGTCGCGCAAAGCAGGCAAGACGCGGTCGAAGTCATCGCTTTCTCTGAAATTGATTGGCTGGATCGCCCGGATTCAAATGCCTAA